From Daucus carota subsp. sativus chromosome 6, DH1 v3.0, whole genome shotgun sequence:
atacatattcttactattaaaattattaaatacaaaataaaatacaaatcaatgattttaaaaaaatcagaagATTTATGAGTCACGAGGAAGGATTCGAGTTGGGTTGGCATTGAGTGAGATCGGGATGGACCTTTGGTGGATAATGTTATTAAcctttttgatttatttttatgacTTTCATTTAGAGATTTTTATTATATACGTACACATATGAAGATAGCTCTCGAATGTTACAGAGAGAAGTTTGAGagcttgatatatatataaaagaaatcaAGAAAAGGATGAAATGCGCGATGAAGTATGCATGTGTTTGTAAGTCGGGTTTCAGCTGAACCGCCAGAAGCTTTTTGGAATGTTGTTCAGGTTATGAAAATATCTCCCCACTTCATCCCAATTCCAAAGTCCAGAATCCAATATATAAATAGTTTAATACTGATAATTGTTTTTGTGTATGCTCTCCTCTGCTGCAACCAAACTATTTACAGACACATCTTCTTTGGACTTTTGTTTACTCAAACATGCATTTCCAGACTCCTTTCAACATCACCAACCATGTCATGTTGCTTTTCTTCTtcacattatattatatatattcatgcaACCAGCTAGCTAACAAATCTTCTGAAGCAGCATAAAAAATGTCAGATGAAGCAGATCATGAATGATTAAACTTACCACAAAATTTAGTATTACATGCAAGTGCCTGCAGTAGCTACAGAAGAAACTAACAAAATAGATAGCAACATGACAAGCTCCATGTTTTTCTCTTGCCCTCTCCTCTCCTCCTCTTGCACTTGACCTTAAGGTGACTACTGGGAGCTTAAAAAAAAGTGTTTCtggcttaaaataaagaagtggactaGAACAGTGAAAGGTAAATTAAGaagattaaactgtttgggaagGAAGTAAAAGTGTttaaacaaaagctagcattctcagcttcttataaGTGTTTCtggctttttacacaaacgggtcaagaaaagtagaagccgGTTTCTTATCCAAAAAAGTCGGAAGTAGTCTTGCCCAAACGGCACTATGTTTCCAATTCACCTTCTTCAATTATTTCTTGCATCACAGAGTATATACATTAATACATGTGTAGGCACATTATTTTCTCACAAGATGACTTGCAACTTTTCTCTATACACGATATATAAGCTAGTAGTATCTCAAAGGAGCCTCCTATTAATTCTAATAACCCTCCTTCCCTCAACATCTATCATAAACATTTTGATCCGGTATGAGATCTAATTAACACAGTTTTCTTAATCACTAACTCTCTATTGATCAAAGCATTATTAACTACTATTTGCTTAATCAAAAAATCAGCTGGTTACTATGGCTTCCAGTTCTGTAAGAGATAGTCTTTCAACATGGACAGCAGAAGAAAACAAAGCCTTTGAGAAAGCACTTGCTCAGTTCGATAGAGACACTCCTGAGCGGTGGCAGAACATAGCAGAGCTAGTTGGCGGTGGCAAAACCGCGGAACAAGTGAAGGAACATTATGAGGTTCTACTTGAAGATCTCCGCCGCATTGAGTCTGGCCATGTTCCTAtacctagttaccagaacactGAAATATCTACCGCcaatgaagatgaagaaaagaGGTAACCTATATTACCCTTTTTACTTCCTTCTTACAAGTGATGAATAATTtagtttctttttgttttccCAAGTGCTGGATAATTTAGTTGTGTATATGTGCATGTGTAGTTTTAATATCCTGCATTGCAGCAAATAATTAAACTCATATTAGGATTATGAACATCTAGTAAGAAGTACAAGTATTAAACCACTAAAACAAaaggacaaaaccgaccgccggAAATGATCGATTACGTCCATATATAAACGGTTGGTTTTACAACTAGAACTGACCAACTAACGGTGGTCCGTTTTAACCTGGATGGTTTAGGCACATTAGTCGTGTTCCTTGCATAATAATTTGTACTTGGTGTTTAAATTTGTAGGCTTTTGAAGTATCTCTGCAGGTTTCAGTGAATATCCCGGGGAGAGTTCTACAAGTTACTCCTACTAATTTCAAGTCCATCTGTGCCTGTGTCCATCGATCACTCTTCTACTATCAATTTTCTGTTTCAGTACTGTGACTCATGTATGTCAAAATAGAGATGCAAGGTGTGTTATGGACCTATGGTGATCTTATTATAGTTAATTtatgttgttgctgttgtggcTTATATATCTCTTTTCTTATTTCAGCCGCAAAAATAGAAGCCATGTCGTTTTTTACcagtttaattaattaaatgtttaaaagatttgaaattattCTATTATAGCTTTAGGAAATACATTTTTACCTAgattaatttcattttaatatttaaatattttaatgttttataatttatatatataattatcattctaatttagttaattttattgataatttacATTAAATTATGGTTTTGAGAAGGCATAAGTTAACATTTTCTTCATTCTATTGTGCCACGAAGAtcacataaattataaataaagaatatgtaattccaaatttttttatacattttttaagTATAAGACATCCCGGAAGAGAAGCCCAATTATATATGTTAGAGcagtatttaattaaaataatatagataaatataaatttattgaatttataatgtattttttattcacAATAAAATCACCATATAGACGTAGAACAGTAGATTGAATATAATTATGAATTCTCGAgctctttttaaaatttgaacaagAATAATATGATGCccaaataataatcaaatttaaaacaGGATCGAATACAGTTGTATAGGATTTATGATTcaatataaaacaataatataagcATGAAAGATCAAACATCTTTTATTGAATTCTGTATAAAAATTGTTACAAAACTCTCAAGAAACTCTTATGTTTTTTAGAGCTGCTATTTACAAAACTTTCAAGATACACATATTTTATTGATGTATGACGAGGAATATATGGGTTTATGCATATTGAAGAAAAGTTATTTgcataaaaaatgattaaaaaatgaCCTTGTACAAATATCAAATAGTTTAGAAAGGTTAGCTGATTGTGTCTTggtatgaaattttattttaaattctttgtaGTCAATTATTTTGTTTGCTATTTTCTATTATtgaaaatgaatgaaaattcaAAATGTTTTGAGATTATATTTCCCTGTAGTCATCGTTAGTGTTGCgagtatgtatgtatgtatctatatatatatatatatatagggataggatcaaataaaaacttttttaagttacaaacttacaaacttttttttattctcccatcgtgttaatccttagttatataaagtatctatgttgaaaattcttcaaaaaaaatcacaatttttaaaaataacgcataaataaatcgcgttttcaacacatttataactggggttcaacatcgggtgttgaacactaattatcattgtgttgaatatatctaaaaagatgtttaaactatacctctggggtttgggtagggtctagaaacataaatattagttatataacatgtttaccttagttcttacatttaaaaattggtttacgtacttctccaccactattttaatcgatgttcaacaaattatgttaaaaaaatgttgaactcaagttatatatgtgttgaacaaaaaaagtttgtaagtttgtaagtttgtaccagaaccctcccctatatatatatataggctcatgatcaaatagaaaccactcttaaaataaaaactagaaaccagtttccctaccactatttataactacaggtatcactaatttatactgcactaatcactgtttttataccgtatgtaaacaacgatttttattatcaaaattgagaaaatctacttatctaaattattgataatcgattatagatgattaatttcatccgtaggaaggttcttgatgGTAGGAAGTCGCAATAGAAgctgtatgatgatggtaaataatcgttagttttgtaagttatgatggaaagtgtatgtgactattggtgatgatagacaatggtggcaagttaTAAAAAcgtttggtaatggtggtaagaggtccattattacgatttgggtgaagatgatggtcatatacgttgcatatatgtgtgtgtatatatatttatattcgcgagatatgctatatataaattagtgatatgttatgtacaaattagtgatttctatagttaaaaatagtgataaaaaattgtccagaaactggtttttagtttttaggctaatttggtttctattggagcaggactctatatatatatgtgtgtgtgtgtgtgtgtgtgtgtgtgtgtgggagagttctggtacaaacttacaaaatttttttgttcaacacatatataacttgagttcaacattttttaagatattttgttgaacatcgattaaaattgtgttggagaagtacataaactaatttttcaatgtaagaactaagttaaacgtactatataatcaatatttatctttctagaCTCTACCCAAATTCCAGAGGTATGGTTTAagcatatttataaatatattcaacacaataatAATTAATGTTCTAAATCCAGTGTtaaaccccagttataaatgtgttgaatgcacgatttacctatgcgttatttttaaaattgtgatgttttttcaataattttcaacataaatactttctataactaaggattaacaggtTGGAAGAAtcacattttaatattaatattgtagAACAACATCTTAGTCATTCATTGTTTTAAATCTTATGATCATtattaatcttattttattaatttttgaaatatgtgtagAGGCTGCTACATTAGAATATGCGATGGTTACATTTTTTTTGGAACAGTTACAAGTAACAACTACAATAAAGGACAtcaattatgttttatatttcaTGTATGTCTTTCCGTAAATTTGCAATTGTTTTGCACATCTCTGTTCGTTATTCATCACCAAACATTGTTCTTCTTTTCCTTCTTAAAATCACCAAACTCCATCATGTTGCACCTTCATTACTCTGTTTAATCTGATGCAGCATACAAGGATAGAGTGAAATGTCAAAACTGGAGAAGTTAAGAATGAAgatatgttctgcaactaacCTCTAAATATGACTGAAGTTGGTGAACAAAAGCGCGTCGGAGCTTTGATGTACAAGCTAATTGTCCCACGGTACAACGCTCTAAAGTGATAGGCTTGATATATAACTGACTATTTAAAGATATATACGGGATGAACCTACTATATAATTACGATTACTATGATTACGATTACTGAATATACTTATAAAACAATGTAACATGATTGTATTAAATTGgaaattaaaattgttttttctttaattaatcTCAATCATTCATTACTTTTCTAATTCAATGGTAGATTCTTTGATCTACATGGACTATAAAAAAAATGGTGTACTACACTGAGCCCCCGActctaatatgtatatataccatttaaataaaaattataaaaatagacgTACTTGTGAAAAGCTTCACATGGTTTCCACTAGTTCATATAAagtttttttatacaaaaaaaaccTTTTAGTTAGAAATTCATAAGcagttcaaattaaaatatatgattaatatcatattttacAACTTAGAAACTAAATATTTGTCGAGACAATTTACTTATTATAATTGCTTAAACGATTAAcgtttataaaatttagattaatatttatttttttgagaatcttttaaatatttttattaatgttgatcgataattatatgttttattcgAGTTATTagtacaaaataaaaaacattatgaTTGTCGTGACGGATATGATATTTACACATTGATAAACCAATTTACATTTATGATTATCGTATTGGATATTCTGATATGTACACATTGATACacctttttaaattaaatttatgattGTCGTATTGGATTTTGTGATTATGTATACATTGATACACTCTTTTAGTCAGTGGGGTAGCTGATTTCTATTAACTCTAATTATATTAAGAGTAGTGTTACgtatttcaaattttgtttacTAAATAACGTGGCAGACttatgactaattttaattgaatgACAGATGTTCATACAGGGGGTcccattattattaaaattttgggaACATATTTTGAGTTACCTAGCATTTTTCTTATTTCAATAACCTTGCATACACAAAAATCTCCGTTAATTAAAAATACATCGCTCATAATGATACATGTAGGGCTGAAAACGAATCCGAGTAATTCGGGTTCGAACTCGGATTTGACTccttaaaaatgaatataattcgTATTCGTATAAATAATGAGCGAATTCGAATCCGGTTTTATAATTCGAACGAATACCGAGTCGGGTCCTACCATTCTGGTACTCGAACATATTCATTTAGAGTTGTTTGACTAAATTGAGAGTACTtgaatatacatattttataaagatACTCGAATCAAATTcgtaaatcatatatattattatatataatatacatcataaaaataatatttatattaatataatacccTACAAATGATTTGAGTTTAGTTATAGTAAATAATTATTCGagtattcataattttttgattatcTTCTATAAATTCGAATACGAATATACAAAAAATGAGTAATTTGGTATATATTCGAGCCGAGCCAGATTatgtacaaatattaatatttgaactcGAGTCGAATCTGAaaaaacttatataattttagtttgaaTTTGGACCAATTCCTAATGAGTAATTATAAATTCGAGCAAAATCCGACCATACTGTTTTTCATGCGTATTGGACTCGTTTTCACCCGGATACATGGGTAAAAAGTAGTGCAACCGTTGATGATACCACTAGTAGTTTAACAATTGGACTGGGTATGATATCTAAaatgagtagtgctaggtgtacataattgtgtacagaaaatttgtacataatgatgtggcaagtgatgtggtggattttaattggggtgattggtgtaaatgcagggggccatccaattaaaacccacaacatgtcattatgtacatgtttttgtatacAGTTATGTGCATCAAGCATTTTCCATCTAAAATTTAGGTGAATATTGAAATGGATTAATGTGTTTGTTTTGGCACAAGTTTAGCGATCAGCTATTAGCAGAAGTAAAACCATTTTTGGTACAAACACTGACCAGAGTGGATATGGAGTCCGATGGTCGAGTCCTCCACGCGCCCACAATGTTCTCATTtttggctcggctcgactcgattaaacttggctcggctcgaaacttgcccggctcgactcgaattacagccctaccCACAGGTTAAACAATTTTATCAGTTTCGTTCTCATAtgcaatttgttcttgttcaacaTAATATCAGTTTTGAACCCCCTTTCCCTAACTATGTTCTCATTATTAGTTACAATTATTTCACCAGATCTCAGTTTAATTGAGAACAGTTTGTTCATGAGTTACATATTAGATACTTGGTACTTGCAGATCTATTACCAACCGCACGTATGATTTTACATAAAATGGACAATTATTTTCTTTGGAGCTTTTTTATATAGTTAATACATGAGAACAGAAAAAATAAACAAGCACTTGGTGATCAATTTATATCAccaataataaaaatttcaagaGAAGTAAgtaataaaagacaagaatggGATCTTGTGATTCTTGAGTTGTTGCTGCATTACTTGATGCATGCATCTTTATTTGGGACGACTACTGGCTCCATTGTCATGCTTTACGTACCACAGCGATTTATCATCCTGCATtagtcaataaaaaaaaattaacaataatgCTTAATCGATGCTATGAATAAATCTTACTAGAAGTTTTTTTGATTGTAGGCATGCATGTTGGCTTACTAGAAGGAGGATGCGTTGTATGTAATAGTATTAGTATCACTAGATTCCGTGAACAAAGATCACACAGGTGATGATAAATGCACAACTAATGTTCGTGGGAGCATATCTTTACATGATTCATTACCTGTATCTGCAAGAAATGCTTATGATCTAATAGAACACATGAAATATAGGGAAGGCGGGAAAGGTCAGTTTGGAGGCTGCCGACAAGTTGACAACATCATAAAGTGGTTTTTGAGTTGAGCAGGGAAAAATGCTCACTAGCGGGGATGCAAGTACATCTTTGTGGTC
This genomic window contains:
- the LOC108192814 gene encoding protein RADIALIS-like 4; the protein is MASSSVRDSLSTWTAEENKAFEKALAQFDRDTPERWQNIAELVGGGKTAEQVKEHYEVLLEDLRRIESGHVPIPSYQNTEISTANEDEEKRLLKYLCRFQ